Proteins encoded by one window of Azospirillum brasilense:
- a CDS encoding aldo/keto reductase: MDYRKLGRSGVKVSPLCLGAMMFGGPTDEPTAVRIIAHAAEAGINFIDSADVYNEGRSEEIVGRAVRGDRERWVVATKVGNPTGPGPNQRGLSRRRLIVACDASLRRLGTDWIDLYYLHREDPDTPLEETVAALGDLIRSGKIRAFGVSNFRSWRIAEICRLCDRLGIDRPVACQPYYNALNRMPEVEILPACGHYGLGVVPYSPLARGVLTGKYRPGDEPSADTRAGRKDRRMMNTEWRPESLEIAQEIKSHAEARGITPGQFAVAWVLNNRLVTAPIAGPRTEEQWRAYLGALDYTFTAEDEALIDRLVTTGHPSSPGYNDPAYPIEGRPVRTTSPSAP, from the coding sequence ATGGACTACCGCAAGCTCGGCCGCAGTGGCGTGAAGGTGTCGCCGCTGTGCCTTGGCGCCATGATGTTCGGCGGTCCCACCGACGAGCCGACGGCCGTGCGCATCATCGCGCACGCCGCGGAAGCGGGCATCAACTTCATCGACAGCGCCGACGTCTACAACGAAGGCCGGTCGGAGGAAATCGTCGGCCGGGCCGTGAGGGGCGACCGCGAGCGCTGGGTGGTGGCGACCAAGGTCGGCAATCCCACCGGGCCGGGCCCGAACCAGCGGGGCCTCTCGCGGCGGCGGCTGATCGTGGCGTGCGACGCGAGCCTCCGGCGTCTGGGCACCGATTGGATCGACCTCTACTACCTGCACCGCGAGGACCCCGACACCCCGCTGGAGGAGACCGTTGCCGCGCTGGGCGACCTGATCCGCAGCGGCAAGATCCGCGCGTTCGGCGTGTCGAACTTCCGGTCCTGGCGCATCGCCGAGATCTGCCGTCTGTGCGACCGTCTGGGCATTGACCGGCCGGTGGCCTGTCAGCCCTATTACAACGCGCTCAACCGCATGCCGGAGGTCGAGATCCTGCCCGCCTGCGGCCATTACGGCTTGGGCGTGGTCCCCTACAGCCCGCTCGCCCGCGGCGTGCTCACCGGCAAGTATCGCCCCGGGGATGAACCATCCGCCGACACCCGCGCCGGCCGCAAGGACCGGCGGATGATGAACACGGAATGGCGCCCGGAAAGCCTGGAAATCGCCCAGGAGATCAAGAGCCATGCCGAAGCGCGCGGCATCACGCCGGGGCAGTTCGCCGTCGCCTGGGTGCTCAACAATCGCCTCGTGACCGCTCCGATCGCCGGGCCGCGCACGGAAGAGCAATGGCGCGCTTACCTCGGCGCGCTGGATTACACCTTCACCGCCGAGGACGAGGCGTTGATCGACCGGCTGGTGACGACCGGACACCCCTCGTCTCCAGGCTACAACGACCCCGCCTACCCCATCGAGGGTCGTCCCGTGCGAACCACCTCACCGTCCGCACCGTAG
- a CDS encoding flagellar hook assembly protein FlgD, which translates to MQVDSLSSSTVTTTSSAKSSSASLAGSYQSFLTLLLKQLEVQDPTNPVDTAQYTSQLVQLSSLEQQMSMSDKLDELTSAVQALGTGSSALGYLGRTVTAEGDTTALQNGAANWEYSLNSEAASVTLTVRDEDGAIVYQDSGATGKGSHAFTWDGTGRDGAIHTSGNYSLTVTAVDSSKAAIATETRIKGTVTSVDTSGTTAALGIGGVSVPADDVLSLS; encoded by the coding sequence ATGCAGGTTGACTCGCTCAGCTCCTCGACCGTCACCACCACCTCGTCCGCCAAAAGCTCCTCGGCCTCGCTGGCCGGCAGCTACCAGTCCTTCCTGACGCTGCTGCTTAAGCAGCTTGAGGTGCAGGACCCGACCAACCCGGTGGACACCGCCCAGTACACCAGCCAGCTCGTCCAGCTCTCCTCGCTGGAGCAGCAGATGTCCATGAGCGACAAGCTGGACGAGCTGACCTCGGCGGTGCAGGCGCTGGGAACCGGCAGCTCGGCGCTGGGCTATCTCGGGCGGACGGTGACGGCGGAGGGCGACACGACCGCCCTGCAGAACGGGGCGGCCAACTGGGAATATTCGCTGAACAGCGAGGCCGCGTCGGTCACCCTGACGGTGCGCGACGAGGACGGGGCCATCGTCTACCAGGACAGCGGCGCCACCGGGAAGGGCAGCCACGCCTTCACCTGGGACGGCACGGGGCGCGACGGCGCAATCCACACTTCGGGAAACTACAGCCTGACCGTCACCGCGGTGGACTCCAGCAAGGCCGCCATCGCCACCGAGACGCGGATCAAGGGCACGGTCACCTCCGTGGATACCTCCGGCACCACCGCGGCGCTGGGCATCGGCGGCGTGAGCGTGCCCGCCGACGACGTGCTGTCGCTGAGCTGA
- the flgE gene encoding flagellar hook protein FlgE has product MSITSAMYSATSGLMAQSKALASISSNIANSSTTGFKSTGTNFNSYINKTSSIDEQTGGVLAFTYRNISGQGEIQSSSVSTNMAINGEGFFVVSEETADGTVAFTRNGSFSTDAQGYLSNSEGYYLYGWALNANGTVAAGNKGSVDSLVPVNVANIKGTPKATSTMGIDANLPSDADTGDSFTTDMEMFDSLGVSHSITLSWTKTGENSWELDASDPVLSSDATRTTGTIAGFPIQLSFNTDGTLASAATVAADGTTTAADLSALSFTVDGWTTGAGGSAVALNLGTANSNNGLTQHASGDSTPSVSVETTTQNGYKPGSLTGTTIGKDGIVRAVFDNGETRAIYQIPIATFANADGLESVTGTTFTQTAAAGQYQLRTAGDAKAGTVTAGALESSTVELTDEFSRMIVAQQAYSAASKVITTSQDMMDTLIAMKR; this is encoded by the coding sequence ATGAGCATCACCAGCGCGATGTACAGCGCCACGTCCGGCCTGATGGCGCAGAGCAAGGCGCTCGCCTCCATCTCCAGCAACATCGCCAATTCCAGCACGACCGGCTTCAAGAGCACCGGCACCAACTTCAACTCCTACATCAACAAGACCTCGTCCATCGACGAGCAGACCGGCGGCGTGCTGGCCTTCACCTACCGCAACATCAGCGGGCAAGGCGAGATCCAGTCGTCGTCGGTCTCCACCAACATGGCGATCAACGGCGAGGGCTTCTTCGTGGTGTCGGAGGAGACGGCGGACGGCACCGTCGCCTTCACCCGCAACGGCTCCTTCTCCACCGACGCCCAGGGCTACCTGTCGAACAGCGAGGGCTACTACCTCTACGGCTGGGCGCTGAATGCCAACGGCACCGTCGCCGCCGGCAACAAGGGGTCGGTTGACAGCCTCGTCCCGGTCAACGTCGCCAACATCAAGGGCACGCCCAAGGCGACCTCGACCATGGGCATCGACGCCAACCTGCCCTCGGACGCGGACACCGGCGACAGCTTCACCACCGACATGGAGATGTTCGACAGCCTGGGCGTCAGCCACTCCATCACCCTGAGCTGGACCAAGACCGGCGAGAACAGCTGGGAGCTGGACGCCTCCGACCCCGTCCTGTCCTCCGACGCCACCCGGACCACCGGGACCATCGCCGGCTTCCCCATCCAGCTCTCCTTCAACACGGACGGCACGCTGGCCTCCGCCGCCACGGTGGCCGCGGACGGCACGACGACCGCCGCCGACCTGTCCGCCCTGTCCTTCACCGTCGACGGATGGACCACCGGAGCCGGCGGCAGCGCCGTCGCGCTGAACCTCGGCACCGCCAACAGCAACAACGGCCTGACCCAGCACGCGTCGGGCGACAGCACGCCCTCGGTCAGCGTCGAGACCACGACGCAGAACGGCTACAAGCCCGGCTCCCTGACCGGGACGACCATCGGCAAGGACGGCATCGTCCGCGCCGTCTTCGACAACGGCGAGACGCGGGCGATCTACCAGATCCCCATCGCCACCTTCGCCAACGCCGACGGGCTGGAAAGCGTCACCGGCACCACCTTCACCCAGACGGCGGCGGCCGGGCAGTACCAGCTCCGCACGGCGGGCGACGCCAAGGCCGGGACGGTGACGGCGGGCGCGCTGGAAAGCTCCACGGTCGAGCTGACCGACGAGTTCAGCCGCATGATCGTCGCCCAGCAGGCCTATTCCGCCGCCTCCAAGGTCATCACGACCTCGCAGGACATGATGGACACGCTGATCGCCATGAAGCGCTGA